The window GCCACCGTGCCGGCACCGCGACGACCCGCTGACCTGCGCCGTCACCCTCCGGCGTCCGCCGGTGGGCCCGGGCGCCGGCTCCGGACGAGCGGTGGTGGAGCGGTGTGGAGCGCGGGGGTGCGCGGCGGCGGGGCCGGGCCGGGGCACGCCGTCCCGCCCGCGTCGCCGCCGTGCGACGATCGGGGCGGTACCGGACGACGGAGGGTCGATGACGACGGTGGAGGGGCAGGCACCGACCCTGGCGGAGGCCGCGGCGACAGCCGGGGCGGTCCGTCAGGCGGTGCGACGGGTGGTCGTGGGCAAGGACGACGTCGTCGACGTCGCGCTCGTCTGCCTGCTCGCCGAGGGGCACCTGCTGGTGGAGGACGTGCCCGGCGTCGGCAAGACGCTGCTGGCGAAGACCCTGGCGCGCAGCATCGACTGCTCGGTGCGGCGCATCCAGTTCACGCCCGACCTGCTCCCGAGCGACGTCACGGGCGTGAGCATCTGGAACCAGGAGCGCGCGGACTTCGAGTTCCGGCCTGGCGCCGTCTTCGCCAACGTCGTCATCGGCGACGAGATCAACCGCGCCTCCCCGAAGACGCAGTCGGCGCTGCTGGAGTCCATGGAGGAGCAGCAGGTCACGGTCGACGGGACCACGTACCCGCTGCCGCCGCCGTTCCTCGTCGTGGCGACGCAGAACCCCGTCGAGATGGACGGCACCTACCCGCTGCCGGAGGCCCAGCGCGACCGCTTCATGGCCCGGGTGTCGATGGGCTACCCGCGGGAGGCCGACGAGCTGCAGCTGCTCGACAGCCACGTCGGCGCCGACCCTCTGCTGGGGCTGCACCCGGTCGCCGACGCCGACGCGGTCCGCCGGGCCATCGGCGCGGTGCGCACCGTGCACGTCTCCGACGCCCTGCGCCGCTTCGTCCTCGACCTCGTCTCGGCGACCCGGCACCACCCGGACCTCCGGCTGGGGGCCTCGCCCCGCGCGGGCCTGCAGCTGGTGCGGGCGGGCCGGGCGCTCGCCGCGCTGCACGGGCGCGACCACGTGCTGCCCGACGACGTGCGCGCGCTGGCGGGCCCCGTGCTCGCCCACCGTCTCCTGCCGAGCGCCCGCGGCCGGTCGGGGCGCAAGGACCCGGTGGAGGTCGTGGCCGAGGTCGTCGCGCGGACGGCGGCGCCCGGGGCACGCGGCTAGGCGCGCCGGTCGTGCGGCTCACCGACCTGCGCAGCGCGTGGTCCGGGCTCACCGCCCGGGGCACGTCCTTCCTCACCGCCGGCGTCGTCGCGTTCGCGTGCGCGCTGCTGCTCGGGCAGTCCGACCTCGTCCGGGTCGCGGCCCTGCTGGCGGTGCTGCCGGTCGTCGTCGTCCTCGTCATGGCCGCCCAGCAGCTGCACCTCGCGGTGACCCGCGTCACCGACCCGCCGCGCGGCAGCGTCGGCGAGCACGTCGACGTGCACGTCGAGGTGGTGAACCGCGCGGGCCGGCGCACGCCGCTGCTCCTGCTGGAGGACACCCTGCCGGCCGGCCTCGTCGCCTCCACCCGCGTCGTGCTGCCGCCGCTGCGCCCGCGGGAGGCCGCGCGCGTCGCCTACCGGCTGCTCGCCGCGCGCCGCGGCCGCTACGCGGTGGGCCCCGCGCGGCTCGTGAGCGTCGAGCCGTTCGGGCTGGTCGAGCGGACGTGGGAGGCCACGAGCACCGACGAGCTGCTCGTGCGGCCCGTCGTCCACGAGCTCCCGGGCGTCCTGCCGGTGCGGCGCACCGGTCGCGGCGGCGACAGCGACCTCGGCGGGGCCGGGGTGGCCGGCGACGCCGACCTCAACGTCCGCGAGTACCGCCAGGGCGACGACCTGCGGCGCGTGCACTGGCCCACGACGGCGCGGCGCGGCGAGCTCATGGTCCGCCCGGACATGCACCCGCAGGACCACAACGCCGTCGTGGTCGTCGACACCCGCGCCGAGGCCCACCGCGGAGAGGGGGACGCGTCCTCGCTGGAGGACGTCGTGAGCGCCGCCGCGTCCCTCGCGGTGCACGCCTCGGACCTCGGCCAGCGGGTCGTCCTGCTCGGCGACGGGCAGGAGCCGCTGCTGTCGTCGCACGACAGCGCCCACCGCGACGCCGCCGACGACGACCCGGTCGAGGACGCGCTGGACCGTCTCGCCCTCGTGCGGGCCGGCGGCGCCGACCGGCTCGGCGACGCCGTGGAGCAGCTGCCGCGCTACGTGCCCTCGACCGTCGTCGCCGTGCTCGGCGAGGTCGGCCCGGAGGACGTCGAGAACCTCGCCGGCTCGTGCCGCGACGCGGTCCGGGCGGCCCTCGTGTGCGAGACGACGACGTGGGAGCAGCTGTCGCCCGGCCGGGCGCGCGGCCTGCGCGAGCGTCACGACGCCGCCGTCTCCCGGCTCGCCGACGCGGGCTGGCGGGTGGCGGTGTGGCGGGCCGGGGAGCCGCTGGCCGACGTGTGGGCCCGGCTGGAGGCCGGGGCCGGGGTGCACGCGTGAGCCGCGACGTCCGCGCGCCCCTCCTGGCCGGGCTCGCCACCGTCATGACGCTGCTCGTGCTCGCGCCGCTGCTGGCGGACCGGACGTGGCTGCAGCCCGTCGTGCTCGTCGTGGCCGCCGTCTCGCTGGCCGTCGCCGGCGTCGCGCTCGCGGAGCTGCCCCGCTGGCTCGGCTTCCCCGTCGGCGCGCTCGCGGGTGTCGTCGTGACGACGGCCCTGCTCGTGCCGGGCGAGGCGCTGCTCGGCGGCTTCGTGCCGACCCGCGACTCGGTGGAGGCGCTCGTCCTGCTGGCCGGGCGGGGGGTCGCGACGACGGAGCAGGTGGTGGCGCCCGCGCCCGTCGACGCCGGCATCGTCGCGCTCCTAACCGCGGCCGCGGCGGCGGTGGCGCTGGTCACGGTGACGATCGCCGGGCCGCTGCGCCGCCCGGGGGCGGCGGGCCTGCCGCTGCTGCTCGTGGTCTGCGTGGCGACGGCGCTGACGCCCCGGGGCATCGGGCTCGTCGGCTACCTCGCCGCCGCGGCGGGCTACCTCGCCATGACCCTGAGCGACGCCGACGGCCGGGTCCGCTCGTGGGGGCAGGTCCTCACCCGCCGCAGCGCGGGCGGGTCCGCCGTGCCCTCCGGCGTGGCCGAGCACCTCGTGCGGGCCGCGGCCGTGACCGCCGCGGTCGCCGTCGCGCTCGGCGCCCTCGTCCCGGTCGTCGTGCCGGGCGCGTCCACCGACCGGCTGCAGCGCCTCGTCGACGAGCGCTTCGGCGAGGGTGCCGGCGGGGCGCGGACGGTCAACCCGTTCCTCGACATCCGCGCCGACCTCGAAGCCCAGTCCGACACGGTCCTCATCCGCTACGCCACGACCGCGGAGGACCCGGACCCGCTGCGCATCGTGACCGCCGACGTGTTCGACGGGGCGCTGTGGGAGCCCTCCGGCGAGACCCCGCCCGCGGACCAGCAGGTCGGCGACGGGCTGCCCGCCCCGCCGGGGGCGAGCGCCGAGGTGCTCGGCGCGTCCCCGCTGGTGTCGACGTCGGTGTCGGTCGGCGGCCTCGCCCAGAGCTACCTGCCGCTGCCCTACCCCGCGGCCGAGGTCGACGTGGCCGGCGAGTGGCGCTACGACGCCCGGACGCTCAACGTCGTCTCGACCGAGCAGACGACGGAGGGCCTCTCGTACGGGGTCCGCCACTACGACGTCCGCCCGGACCCCGCGCAGCTGGCCGGGGCACCCGAGGGGGACGGCGAGGGGCTCGACCCGACGTGGACGGAGCTGCCGGACGGTGTGAGCGAGGTCGTCCTGCCCGTCGCCGAGCGCGTGACCGCGGACGCGGACGACCGCTACGGGCAGGCGCTCGCGCTGCAGCAGTGGTTCCGCAACTTCGGCGGCTTCACGTACTCCCTCGACGCGCCCAGCACGACGGACCGCGACGCCGTCGCCGCCTTCCTCGAGGACCGCCGGGGCTACTGCGTGCAGTTCGCCTCGACCATGGCGCTCATGGCCCGCTCGCTCGGCATCCCCGCCCGGCTCGGGGTCGGCTTCCTCCCCGGCGAGGAGACCGAGCCGGGGCAGTGGGAGGTCCGTGCGAACGACGCGCACGCCTGGCCCGAGCTGTACTTCGACGGCGTCGGGTGGGTGCGCTTCGAGCCCACCCCCGCCGGGCGCACCGGGGCGCCGCCGGAGTGGGCCGTCCCGCAGTCCGACCCCGCCGACGCCGCACCCGAGGACCGGCCGTCCGCGCCGTCGCAGCTGCCGGAGGAGCAGCGGCCCGAGCAGGACGTCGCCCAGGGCGGCGCGGGCGCCGGCACCGGGCTGCTGGACCGCGTCGCCGAGCTCGCGGGCGTGGTCGCCGGGTGGCTCGGTGGCCTCGCCGTCGTGCTCGTCGTGCTCGCCGTGCCGCGCGCATGGCGCTGGTGGCGCTCGCGTCGTCGCGCCCGCCTGGCCGGGGACGACGACGCCGAGCGCGCCGTCGCCGCGTGGACGGAGCTGCTGGAGCGCCTCGCCGACCTCGAGTCGCTGCCCCCGGGCACGACGGCCCGGACCCAGGCGCGGGCGCTGGCGGCGAGGGAGACCGGCGGTGGCCGCCCGCCCCTGCCGGAGCCGGCGGCCGCCGCGCTGTCGCGGCTGGTGGAGGCGTGGGAGCGGGCGCTGTACGCCGCGGAACCGGCGCCGTCCCGCGACCTCGACGACGACGTGGCGACGGTGCTGGCCGCGATCCGGGAGCGCCGGTCCTGGCGGCAGCGCGTCGTCGCGACGTGGTTCCCGGCGCCGTCGCCGGACCTGAGCGCGCCGGCCACGTCGACGCGGGACACCGGCGCGAGGGTCGGCGGGTCCCGCCGCGAAGGCCGGGCGGGTCGGGCGGACGGGGACGACCGACGGGTGACGGCGCCCCGGCGCTGACGCGGACCACGCGCCGGGCCGGGCCGGGAGACGGGCCACGAACCCGGGCCCCACGCCTGCAGTGCAGCCCTCACGGCGGTCGACGAGCCACGAACCCGGACCCCACGCCTGCAGTGCAGCCCTCACGGCGTCGAGGGGCCACGAACCTGGGCCTCACACCTGCAGTGCAGCCCTGGGGGCGGTCGCGGGCGGGGAGCAGGCCGCGCCGGCACACGCAGGCCGGCGGACGGGGTGGGTCAGGGGGTCAGAAGCCGCCCTCGGAGCGCCGCTCCCAGCGCTCCTCCATCCGCTGCACGAACGACGAGCGGCCCTTGCCCGGTGCGGCCTGGCGTTCGCGGCCGACCTTGGCACCCTTGCTGACCGAGCCCCCGCGGGCGGGTGCGGCCACGGCGAAGACGACGCCACCGAACATGATCACGAAACCGATGACGCTGAGCCACAGCAGCCCGCCGGCGGCGATGCCGACGATGACGAGCGTGAGGCCGACGACGACGGAGCCGAGCCCGACGAGCGCGCGCGACAGGCTCCCGACACCGCGTGCCCGCCCCGTCAGCGTCGTGGCGAACTTGGGGTCCTCGGCGTACAGCGCCTCCTCCATCTGGGCGAGGAGCTTCTGCTCGTGGTCGGAGAGCGGCACCGTCGACCTCCTGGCTCTCGTTGGTCGGGTCAAGGATAGACGCGCGTTCCGTCCCGCGACACCTCGCGGTACCTCCGGCCACGACCATCGTCCTGCTGTGGTCCTCACTGCTTTCCTCATCGGCACAACGTCCCCCGGACGTGAGGAGTGCCCGCCGGTCAGGTACCCCGCCCCGACGGCTCGTAACCGCGCCCGTCCGGGACCGGTTCGCCGCGCGAGCCGTCCGGCGCCGCGGTGAGGCCCACCCGTCGGCGGTCCACGAGCGTGCCCGGTCGGACCACCCCCGCCCCGAAGCGGCGGCTGAGCCGGTCGACGGCCTGCTCGGCGTCGCGCCACCCCTGCTCCGGCGCGCCCAGCTCGAGCTGGAGCGGGGCCTCGGCCGCGTCCTGCAGGCCCTCGAGCCGCACCCCCACGAGCCGGATCCGGGCGCGGTCGAGCCCGAGCCCGTCGAAGGCGGCGACGGCCGCGGCGTGCACGTCGCGGGACACGTCGGTCGGCGTCCGCAGCGTCCGCGAGCGCGTGATGGTCGTGAAGTCGGCGAAGCGCACCTTGAGCACGACCGTCCGGCCGACCTTGCCGTCGCCGCGCACGCGGGCGGCGACCTTCTCCGACAGCCGCAGGATCTCGCGGTGGACGATCCGCGGGTCGTCGACGTCGCGGGCGAAGGTCTCGTCGGCCCCGATGCTCTTGCCGGGTGTCTCCGGCACGACCCGTCGCGGGTCGCGGCCCCACGCGAGCTCGTGCAGGTGCGCACCCTGCGCCTGCCCGAGCGCACGCTCCAGCGTGCGCAGCGGCGTGTGGGCGAGGTCGGCGACGGTCCGCAGGCCCAGGCGCTCCAGCACCTCCTGGGTGCGCGGGCCGACCCCCCACAGGTCGCCGACCGGCAGGCTGTGGACGAACGGCACGGTGTCGGCGACGGGCACGACGAGCAGGCCGTCGGGCTTGGCGGCGGAGCTCGCGAGCTTGGCGACGAACTTCGTGCTCGCCACCCCGACGGAGCACGTGATGCCCTGCTCGTCGGCGATGCGGTCGCGTACCTGGCGGGCGATGGCGGTGGGGCTCCCGAGCCGGCGGAGCGCCCCGGCCACGTCGAGGAAGGCCTCGTCGAGGCTGAGCGGCTCCACGAGCGGGGTGACGGAGCGGAACACCTCCATGACGCCGCGGGACACCTCGGAGTACGTCTCGTGGTGCGGCTGCAGGACGACCGCCTGCGGGCACAGCCGCCGTGCGCGGGCCATCGGCATGGCGGCGTGGACGCCGCTGCGGCGGGCCTCGTACGTCGCCGACAGCACGACCCCGCGCGTGCCGCCGCCCACGATGACGGGCTGCCCGAGCAGGTCGGGCCGGCTGCGCAGCTCGACGGAGGCGTAGAAGGCGTCCATGTCGGCGTGCAGCACCGTGCAGCCGGCGTCGTCGCCGGACAGCCCCAGCTCGGCGGCGCGGCCGTCGGCGCGCCCGACCTGCCGGCGGCTCACGGGGCCTCAGCCGCCTGCGCGGACGGCGTGCCAGTGCAGGTGCGAGGCGACGCCGCGGAGGTCGGCGTGCCCGAGCGCGGCGGCCTCGAGCCGCTGCAGCGCCTCGCGCAGCCGCGGGTCCGGGTCGACGACGGCCTCGGGGACGAGGTCGGCGAGGACGGGGACACCGACGACGTCGACGACGGCCAGGCCCGCGTGACGGAGCAGGTCGGCGGTGGCGGCGGCGTCCAGGCGCCGCAGCAGCGGGTCGTCGGGACCGGCCCGGCCGTCGGGGTCGGTGAGGACCGCGAGCGCCTCCTCGACCCGGCCGGCGGCGGCCCGCAGCGCGACCGCACCGGAGCGCTGCGCGGTGAGCAGGCTGAGCGAGCCGCCGGGGCCCAGGACGCCCGCGACGTCGGCGAGGGTGGCGGCGGGGTCGTCGACGAGCTCGAGCACGTCGTGGCACAGCAGCACGTCGACCGGGCGCTCGAGCAGCCCGGCCAGCTGGCGGGCGTCGCCCTGGTGCCCGCGGACTCGCTCGGCGACGCCGGCCTCACGGGCCCGGCGGTCCAGCGCGGCCAGCGCGTCCGGGCTGGGGTCGACGACGACGACGTCGTGGCCGTGCTCGGCGAGGCGCACCGAGTACGTGCCGGCGCCGCCGCCGAGGTCGACGACGAGGGCGCGGCCCTCGTGCCCGCCGGTCTCGCGCTGCGCGCGGGCCAGGACCGGCTCGACGAGCGCGTCGACCGCCGCCGCCCGCAGCGCGGCGCGGGTGGAGCGCCGCTCGCGGCGCGGGGAGGCGGTGTCGGGCACGGCGCCAGCCTACGAGCCGGGACCGACGCCGTGGGGACGCTCGCGCTCACCGCCCGGAGCTCCCCTGGCTGGCGTGCCACAGCCGGCGCGGGGCCGAGCGGGAGCCGCCCTCCCCCGCCGTCCGGCCCGGCTGGTCGCCCCGCTCGGCCCGCTCGCGCTGCGCGCGCTCCCGCTGCGCCCGGGCCTCCTCCGCGAGCTTGCGCGGCTCGCGCCCGCTCACCCCGGCCGGCTTGATGTCGGCGTACGGGGACTGCACGAAGCCGCTCGCGTGCACGAGCACCCGCCGCCGGGTGCCGCCCATGCCGCCGGCGTTCTCGCCGCCGTCGGTGCGGCCCGGGCCGGTGCCGGACGGCAGCGAGGCCGTGCTCGCCATGGTCCCGACGGGCGGGCGGACGAGGACGGGCCGGCTCGAGCGGCTGGCCGCGGCGCCCGCGACGGCGCCGTCGAGCGCGGCCGCGTCGAGGTCGAAGCCGGCGGGGACCGTGTCGAGCAGCGCGTGGACGGCCTCGAGGCCGCCGTCCTTCCACGCCTGCCACAGCACCGGCAGCTCCCACGCCCCCGTCGCGCGCAGCGACACCCCGCGTGGGCCGGTCCGCCGCAGCACGCCGCGCACGAGCAGCAGCCACGAGTGGAACACCGTGGCGGCGTACGGGCCCTGCACGTCCTCGAAGAACGTCGCGTCGACCGCGCCGGTGGCGTCGTCGAGGGTGAGGAACACGACCCGGCGCCCCGAGCGGATCGGCGGGGTCTGGGTCGCGACCTTGACCCCGGCGACGAGCAGCTCGCTGCGGCTGCGCTGCCCCACGAGGTCGGGGCTGCGGGTGACGCCGAGCGCGCTGAGCAGCGGGGCGTAGAAGTCGAGGACGTGGCGGGAGGCGTCGAGGCCGAGCACGTCGAGCTCGGCGACGACGCGCTCCGCGCTCGTCATGTCGGGCAGGTCGGTGCCGACGGTCTCGTCGGGCGCGTCGCCGAGGTCGAGGGCGAGCTGCGCGGCGGGCGGCGCCTCCTGCTCGGCCATGTGCCCGGCCGTCGTGCCGGCCACCCGGCGGCCGGGGCGGGCGACGCCCCGCCCGCCCGCCCGTCCCGAGCGCGCGACCGACCGGCTCCAGCGGTCGAGCTCGGCGACCTGCAGGAGCAGGTCGCGCCGCGTGACCCGGCCGCGCCTGCGGGTGGGGACGGCGTAGCCCGCTCCCCCGGCCGGCCCCGGGCCGAGCACCCGGCCGGTGAGCCCGTACAGCTCGTCGAACGCGCCGGCCATGACGAGCCGCTCCGCGACGGGCCGCGAGACCCCCGCCCGGTGCCAGAAGTCCGCGAGCGAGCCGTAGGGCCGCCCGGCGACGATGCGCGCGACCTCGGCGTCGGAGATGCCCTTGACGTCGGCAAGCGACAGCCGGATGCCGTAGCCGCGGGCGTCGGGCAGGCCCGGGGTGCGGGGT of the Aquipuribacter sp. SD81 genome contains:
- a CDS encoding class I SAM-dependent methyltransferase gives rise to the protein MPDTASPRRERRSTRAALRAAAVDALVEPVLARAQRETGGHEGRALVVDLGGGAGTYSVRLAEHGHDVVVVDPSPDALAALDRRAREAGVAERVRGHQGDARQLAGLLERPVDVLLCHDVLELVDDPAATLADVAGVLGPGGSLSLLTAQRSGAVALRAAAGRVEEALAVLTDPDGRAGPDDPLLRRLDAAATADLLRHAGLAVVDVVGVPVLADLVPEAVVDPDPRLREALQRLEAAALGHADLRGVASHLHWHAVRAGG
- a CDS encoding transglutaminase family protein, encoding MSRDVRAPLLAGLATVMTLLVLAPLLADRTWLQPVVLVVAAVSLAVAGVALAELPRWLGFPVGALAGVVVTTALLVPGEALLGGFVPTRDSVEALVLLAGRGVATTEQVVAPAPVDAGIVALLTAAAAAVALVTVTIAGPLRRPGAAGLPLLLVVCVATALTPRGIGLVGYLAAAAGYLAMTLSDADGRVRSWGQVLTRRSAGGSAVPSGVAEHLVRAAAVTAAVAVALGALVPVVVPGASTDRLQRLVDERFGEGAGGARTVNPFLDIRADLEAQSDTVLIRYATTAEDPDPLRIVTADVFDGALWEPSGETPPADQQVGDGLPAPPGASAEVLGASPLVSTSVSVGGLAQSYLPLPYPAAEVDVAGEWRYDARTLNVVSTEQTTEGLSYGVRHYDVRPDPAQLAGAPEGDGEGLDPTWTELPDGVSEVVLPVAERVTADADDRYGQALALQQWFRNFGGFTYSLDAPSTTDRDAVAAFLEDRRGYCVQFASTMALMARSLGIPARLGVGFLPGEETEPGQWEVRANDAHAWPELYFDGVGWVRFEPTPAGRTGAPPEWAVPQSDPADAAPEDRPSAPSQLPEEQRPEQDVAQGGAGAGTGLLDRVAELAGVVAGWLGGLAVVLVVLAVPRAWRWWRSRRRARLAGDDDAERAVAAWTELLERLADLESLPPGTTARTQARALAARETGGGRPPLPEPAAAALSRLVEAWERALYAAEPAPSRDLDDDVATVLAAIRERRSWRQRVVATWFPAPSPDLSAPATSTRDTGARVGGSRREGRAGRADGDDRRVTAPRR
- the dinB gene encoding DNA polymerase IV — encoded protein: MSRRQVGRADGRAAELGLSGDDAGCTVLHADMDAFYASVELRSRPDLLGQPVIVGGGTRGVVLSATYEARRSGVHAAMPMARARRLCPQAVVLQPHHETYSEVSRGVMEVFRSVTPLVEPLSLDEAFLDVAGALRRLGSPTAIARQVRDRIADEQGITCSVGVASTKFVAKLASSAAKPDGLLVVPVADTVPFVHSLPVGDLWGVGPRTQEVLERLGLRTVADLAHTPLRTLERALGQAQGAHLHELAWGRDPRRVVPETPGKSIGADETFARDVDDPRIVHREILRLSEKVAARVRGDGKVGRTVVLKVRFADFTTITRSRTLRTPTDVSRDVHAAAVAAFDGLGLDRARIRLVGVRLEGLQDAAEAPLQLELGAPEQGWRDAEQAVDRLSRRFGAGVVRPGTLVDRRRVGLTAAPDGSRGEPVPDGRGYEPSGRGT
- a CDS encoding DUF58 domain-containing protein is translated as MRLTDLRSAWSGLTARGTSFLTAGVVAFACALLLGQSDLVRVAALLAVLPVVVVLVMAAQQLHLAVTRVTDPPRGSVGEHVDVHVEVVNRAGRRTPLLLLEDTLPAGLVASTRVVLPPLRPREAARVAYRLLAARRGRYAVGPARLVSVEPFGLVERTWEATSTDELLVRPVVHELPGVLPVRRTGRGGDSDLGGAGVAGDADLNVREYRQGDDLRRVHWPTTARRGELMVRPDMHPQDHNAVVVVDTRAEAHRGEGDASSLEDVVSAAASLAVHASDLGQRVVLLGDGQEPLLSSHDSAHRDAADDDPVEDALDRLALVRAGGADRLGDAVEQLPRYVPSTVVAVLGEVGPEDVENLAGSCRDAVRAALVCETTTWEQLSPGRARGLRERHDAAVSRLADAGWRVAVWRAGEPLADVWARLEAGAGVHA
- a CDS encoding AAA family ATPase — its product is MTTVEGQAPTLAEAAATAGAVRQAVRRVVVGKDDVVDVALVCLLAEGHLLVEDVPGVGKTLLAKTLARSIDCSVRRIQFTPDLLPSDVTGVSIWNQERADFEFRPGAVFANVVIGDEINRASPKTQSALLESMEEQQVTVDGTTYPLPPPFLVVATQNPVEMDGTYPLPEAQRDRFMARVSMGYPREADELQLLDSHVGADPLLGLHPVADADAVRRAIGAVRTVHVSDALRRFVLDLVSATRHHPDLRLGASPRAGLQLVRAGRALAALHGRDHVLPDDVRALAGPVLAHRLLPSARGRSGRKDPVEVVAEVVARTAAPGARG
- a CDS encoding DUF3040 domain-containing protein; translated protein: MPLSDHEQKLLAQMEEALYAEDPKFATTLTGRARGVGSLSRALVGLGSVVVGLTLVIVGIAAGGLLWLSVIGFVIMFGGVVFAVAAPARGGSVSKGAKVGRERQAAPGKGRSSFVQRMEERWERRSEGGF